From the genome of Spinacia oleracea cultivar Varoflay chromosome 2, BTI_SOV_V1, whole genome shotgun sequence, one region includes:
- the LOC110805453 gene encoding transcriptional regulator STERILE APETALA → MSSPPPSGVGGESSSSRQRSRNGNGSESGASRSRRRQRRRPPTPSPTPPPLPVEEASTSTYTYDINGGVWPEPFVESLALQLAVDTTSSHGRLAIAPSLAILFQVCTTWRAVSRSELLWQKLVRIVWNSTNLRHDTWREEFISLHRTCRNFGVSRCSYFVLDHPLGGVRGEGDDPLPLLCLRLVLADDHLAVGFSDGSVRMFYLPSRIHLSTVHPLLRDRLGLFSRAVSGIVLEPLIDRVVFASLDGDIHVASPLSGPSLARRAYLGDVVNDGALVDFNGGGRFWVGLYAGVPGRAFRVWDANSEDLVFMGGSLTDPDSVMGWHMLTEIRPTEFVGRIRVAPQGLALGLTSLRALVLNLEEGVSVSVVGEETSRRGIIVGSIDANNEAFVMVDTRGVASVRHLRTLQEVCRFSVSQRQASLMGLIGCMNNMYVLMCSGGTIRVWDADNGEYLYSFREWLEEPTAVAATDRYVVATSSHTTIHLWDFGG, encoded by the exons ATGTCATCACCACCTCCATCTGGTGTTGGTGGTGAGTCTTCGTCCTCCAGACAAAGATCAAGGAATGGAAATGGGAGTGAGAGTGGTGCGAGTCGAAGCCGTCGTCGACAACGACGGCGGCCTCCAACTCCATCTCCAACACCACCACCATTACCGGTAGAAGAGGCGTCAACTTCAACTTATACTTACGACATTAATGGTGGTGTTTGGCCGGAACCCTTTGTGGAATCCCTTGCTCTTCAGCTTGCTGTTGACACTACTTCTTCTCATGGCCGCCTTGCTATTGCTCCTTCTCTTGCCATTCTTTTCCAG GTTTGCACGACATGGAGAGCTGTGTCACGATCTGAGCTTTTATGGCAGAAGCTGGTGCGCATAGTATGGAATAGCACAAATCTCCGACATGATACGTGGCGGGAAGAATTCATTAGTCTCCATCGCACCTGTCGGAACTTTGGAGTTAGTCGTTGCTCTTACTTTGTCCTTGACCATCCTTTAGGTGGCGTGCGAGGAGAGGGTGATGATCCACTCCCTCTTTTATGCCTTCGACTTGTCCTTGCTGATGATCATTTGGCTGTAGGGTTCTCAGATGGATCAGTACGGATGTTTTACCTGCCCTCACGTATCCACCTTTCCACAGTTCATCCTCTCTTACGTGATCGCCTTGGCTTATTCTCCCGTGCAGTATCAGGAATTGTACTTGAACCTCTTATTGACCGTGTTGTGTTTGCTTCTCTTGATGGTGATATTCATGTTGCATCCCCTCTTAGTGGGCCCAGCCTTGCTCGCCGGGCCTACTTAGGGGATGTTGTCAATGATGGAGCCTTAGTTGATTTTAATGGTGGTGGTCGTTTTTGGGTGGGACTCTATGCAGGTGTCCCTGGTAGGGCATTTAGAGTGTGGGATGCAAACTCTGAGGACTTAGTTTTTATGGGTGGATCCCTAACTGATCCAGACTCTGTAATGGGGTGGCACATGCTTACTGAGATTCGACCTACAGAGTTTGTTGGTAGGATTCGAGTTGCACCACAAGGTCTAGCACTTGGACTTACTAGCCTTAGAGCTTTGGTGTTAAACCTAGAGGAGGGAGTCTCAGTCTCAGTGGTGGGGGAGGAAACATCTAGAAGAGGGATCATTGTGGGGTCCATTGATGCTAACAACGAAGCATTCGTAATGGTAGACACTCGTGGGGTGGCAAGTGTACGCCACCTTCGTACACTCCAAGAGGTGTGCCGATTCTCAGTGTCACAACGACAAGCATCCTTAATGGGATTAATTGGTTGCATGAATAACATGTATGTACTAATGTGCAGCGGCGGTACAATCAGGGTATGGGATGCTGATAATGGGGAATACTTGTACAGCTTCAGAGAGTGGCTAGAGGAGCCAACCGCAGTCGCCGCCACCGACCGATATGTGGTGGCTACTTCTAGTCACACAACCATTCACCTGTGGGATTTTGgtggttga